The Mercurialis annua linkage group LG8, ddMerAnnu1.2, whole genome shotgun sequence genome window below encodes:
- the LOC126661456 gene encoding clustered mitochondria protein, whose product MAGRSNKGRGKKGSNATAANNSTSSESAVAVAAAVKDNVVVSETRDSVEANGAPAVSEITSAVPEGKESETVTPVNEQKQGELHLYPVSVKTQSGEKLELQLNPGDSVMDIRQFLLDAPETCFFTCYDLLLRTKDGSAHHLEDYNEISEVADITTGGCSLEMVPAPYDDRSIRAHVHRTRELLSLSTLHASLSTSLALEYEAAQNKTPSSDTVKTEVPELDGLGFMEDVAGSLGKLLSSPSKEIKCAESIVFSSFNPPPSYRRLVGDLIYLDIVTIEGNKYCITGTTKTFYVNSSTANVLDPKPSKSTSEATTLVGLLQKISLKFKKAFREILERKASAHPFENVQSLLPPNSWLGLNPVPDHRRDAARAENALTLSYGSELIGMQRDWNEELQSCREFPHTAPQERILRDRALYKVTSDFVDAAISGAIGVISRCILPINPTDPECFHMYVHNNIFFSFAVDADLEQLSKKQTTDSVPKTENVSSSPNISEKVSDLSHGHSGKSNGVCDASAIGESNGVIESAPELPSESQLAESEQATYASANNDLKGTKAYQEADVPGLYNLAMAIIDYRGHRVVAQSVLPGILQGDKSDSLLYGSVDNGKKICWNEDFHSKVLAAAKRLHLKEHTVVDGSGNAFKLAAPVECKGIVGSDDRHYLLDLMRVTPRDANYVGAGSRFCILRPELIAAFCQAEAAKRSKIVPNSEGEPHATPESSNVSGIDEQAKTEATVAAASAESQEIIQEKKVETVDEHASGPSVSSESYDEILFNPNVLTDFKLDGSPEEIAKDEENVRKASSYLADTVLPKFIQDLCSLEVSPMDGQTLTEALHAHGINVRYIGKVAEGTKHLPHLWDICSNEIVVRSAKHIIKDVLRDTEDQDLGPAISHFFNCFFANCQAVGGKGPANSSQTKTQKKDQASHQSSGKSSRGQTRWKGTSARKSQSSYMNVSSETVWSEIREFAKLKYQFELPEDARSRVKKVSVIRNLCQKVGVTVAARKYDLNAAAPFQVSDIMDLQPVVKHSVPVCSEAKDLVETGKVQLAEGMLSEAYTLFSEAFSVLQQVTGPMHREVANCCRYLAMVLYHAGDMAGAIMQQHKELIINERCLGLDHPDTAHSYGNMALFYHGLNQTELALRHMSRALLLLSLSSGPDHPDVAATFINVAMMYQDIGKMDTALRYLQEALKKNERLLGEEHIQTAVCYHALAIAFNCMGAFKLSHQHEKKTYDILVKQLGEEDSRTRDSQNWMKTFKMRELQMNAQKQKGQALNAASAQKAIDILKAHPDLMQAFQAASASGGSGVNKSLNPTTIRGRGVDERAARAAAEVRKKAEARGLPIRPHGVPVQAMPPLTQLLNIFNSGMTPDAVDNEEANGVKKESDGQPSNGQADSTKDQVPPPQVDPAPVGLGKGLASLDSKKQKSKPKTAA is encoded by the exons ATGGCGGGGAGGTCGAATAAAGGGAGAGGCAAGAAGGGTTCGAATGCTACTGCAGCGAATAACTCTACTTCCTCGGAGTCAGCTGTGGCAGTCGCTGCTGCTGTGAAAGATAATGTAGTTGTTTCGGAGACTAGGGATAGTGTTGAGGCTAATGGAGCACCAGCTGTGAGTGAAATAACTAGTGCTGTACCGGAAGGGAAAGAGTCTGAAACCGTAACTCCGGTTAATGAGCAAAAGCAGG GTGAGCTTCATCTTTATCCTGTCTCAGTCAAAACACAAAGTGGCGAGAAGCTTGAGTTACAA TTAAATCCTGGAGATTCAGTTATGGATATAAGGCAATTCCTTCTTGATGCTCCTGAGACTTGTTTCTTTACATGCTATGACTTGTTGCTGCGCACAAAAGATGGTTCAGCTCACCATCTTGAAGATTACAATGAAATCTCTGAAGTAGCTGATATTACTACTGGTGGTTGCTCATTGGAGATGGTTCCTG CTCCTTATGATGATAGATCAATTAGGGCTCATGTTCACCGCACAAGAGAATTGCTTTCATTATCGACACTCCATGCATCACTATCAACGTCGCTTGCATTAGAGTATGAGGCAGCACAGAACAAGACTCCAAGTTCAG ATACTGTGAAAACGGAGGTCCCTGAGCTTGATGGACTGGGTTTTATGGAGGATGTAGCTGGATCACTTGGTAAACTGTTATCATCTCCATCCAAAGAAATCAAGTGTGCGGAGAGTATCGTGTTTTCATCCTTCAATCCTCCCCCAAGCTATAGGAG GCTTGTTGGCGATTTAATATATTTGGACATAGTGACAATAGAAGGTAACAAGTATTGCATAACCGGCACCACAAAGACATTTTATGTTAATTCAAGTACAGCCAATGTTCTTGACCCAAAACCTAGTAAGTCTACTTCTGAAGCTACAACACTTGTTGGTCTCCTGCAAAAGATCAGCCTGAAATTCAAAAAAG CTTTTCGTGAAATTTTGGAGCGGAAGGCCTCTGCACATCCTTTCGAAAATGTTCAATCTCTTCTGCCACCAAATTCATGGCTTGGATTGAATCCAGTTCCTG ATCATAGACGTGATGCAGCCAGAGCAGAGAATGCACTGACTCTTTCATATGGTAGTGAGCTGATCGGGATGCAAAGGGATTGGAATGAGGAGTTGCAATCTTGTCGAGAGTTTCCCCATACAGCTCCTCAGGAAAG GATCTTGAGGGACAGGGCTCTCTACAAAGTGACTTCTGATTTTGTTGATGCTGCCATTAGTGGTGCTATTGGAGTCATCAGCAGATGTATTCTGCCTATAAATCCAACAGATCCAGAGTGCTTTCATAT GTATGTTCACAACAACATTTTCTTTAGTTTTGCTGTGGATGCGGATCTTGAACAGTTATCTAAGAAACAAACAACAGATTCTGTTCCCAAAACTGAGAATGTTTCTTCTTCACCCAATATATCTGAAAAGGTCTCAGATCTATCGCATGGGCACAGTGGGAAATCCAATGGGGTTTGTGATGCATCAGCCATAGGAGAAAGTAATGGTGTTATAGAATCAGCTCCTGAATTGCCCTCTGAGAGCCAATTGGCTGAGAGTGAGCAGGCTACATATGCTTCTGCAAACAATGATTTGAAGGGTACCAAGGCCTACCAGGAAGCTGATGTCCCTGGACTGTATAATCTTGCCATGGCCATAATTGATTACAGGGGTCATAGAGTGGTAGCACAG AGTGTTTTGCCTGGCATTCTTCAAGGAGATAAATCAGATTCACTTTTGTATGGTTCTGTTGACAATGGAAAGAAGATATGCTGGAACGAAGATTTTCATTCTAAG GTACTCGCAGCTGCCAAACGTCTCCACCTTAAGGAACATACAGTTGTAGATGGATCTGGAAATGCTTTCAAATTGGCTGCGCCAGTGGAGTGCAAGGGCATTGTTGGTAGTGATGACAG GCATTATCTTCTGGACTTGATGAGAGTAACTCCTCGTGATGCGAACTATGTTGGAGCTGGATCCCGATTTTGTATTTTGAGGCCTGAACTAATTGCTGCCTTTTGCCAG GCTGAAGCTGCAAAAAGATCAAAGATCGTGCCTAACTCTGAGGGAGAGCCTCATGCAACTCCAGAGTCTTCAAATGTTTCTGGGATTGATGAACAGGCAAAAACAGAGGCAACTGTAGCTGCAGCTTCTGCTGAAAGTCAG GAGATCATCCAAGAGAAAAAAGTTGAGACTGTTGATGAACATGCTTCTGGTCCTTCTGTGAGCTCTGAGTCATACGACGAAATACTTtttaatcctaatgttttaactGATTTCAAGCTAGATGGGAGTCCAGAG GAGATAGCAAAGGATGAAGAAAATGTGAGGAAAGCCAGTTCTTATTTGGCAGATACTGTGCTTCCAAAGTTCATCCAGGACCTTTGTTCACTTGAAGTGTCACCCATGGATGGGCAGACACTGACTGAAGCCCTGCATGCTCATGGGATTAATGTGCGATACATCGGAAAG GTTGCTGAGGGAACAAAACACTTGCCTCATTTATGGGATATCTGTTCAAATGAGATTGTAGTCAGATCTGCTAAGCACATTATCAAG GATGTTCTGAGAGATACAGAAGACCAGGATCTTGGGCCAGCAATCTCTCATTTTTTCAACTGTTTCTTTGCAAATTGTCAAGCTGTTGGTGGAAAAGGTCCTGCCAATAGCTCACAGACAAAAACACAAAAGAAA GATCAAGCCAGTCATCAATCTTCAGGAAAATCTTCTAGGGGCCAGACAAGGTGGAAAGGAACATCTGCTAGAAAGAGTCAATCGTCATATATGAATGTTAGCTCAGAAACTGTATGGTCTGAGATCCGAGAATTTGCTAAACTTAAATATCAG TTTGAGTTGCCGGAGGATGCAAGGTCAAGGGTGAAGAAAGTTTCAGTTATACGCAATCTTTGCCAGAAG GTGGGAGTTACAGTTGCAGCTCGCAAATATGATCTTAATGCTGCAGCTCCTTTCCAAGTATCAGATATCATGGATCTCCAACCCGTGGTAAAACACTCGGTTCCAGTATGTTCAGAAGCTAAGGATCTTGTGGAAACAGGAAAGGTTCAATTGGCCGAG GGAATGCTAAGTGAAGCATATACATTATTCTCCGAGGCATTTTCCGTTCTCCAACAG GTGACTGGTCCAATGCATCGGGAGGTTGCGAACTGTTGTAG GTACCTTGCGATGGTTTTGTATCACGCTGGAGATATGGCCGGAGCAATAATGCAACAGCATAAGGAACTAATTATAAATGAACGTTGCCTGGGATTAGATCATCCTGATACTGCTCACAG CTATGGAAATATGGCTCTCTTCTATCATGGACTTAACCAGACAGAACTTGCCCTACGACACATGTCCCGTGCATTGCTCTTATTGAGTTTGTCATCTGGCCCAGATCATCCTGATGTTGCcgcaacttttataaatgttgcgaTGATGTATCAGGACATTGGAAAGATGGACACAGCTCTTCGGTATCTTCAAGAAGCCTTGAAAAAGAATGAGAGGCTTCTAGGAGAGGAACACATCCAAACTGCTGTATGCTATCATGCTCTTGCCATTGCATTTAACTGTATGGGCGCATTCAAACTCTCACATCAG CATGAGAAGAAAACATATGATATACTCGTCAAGCAACTGGGTGAAGAGGACTCCAGGACACGAGACTCCCAAAACTGGATGAAGACATTTAAGATGCGTGAACTTCAG ATGAATGCACAAAAGCAGAAAGGTCAGGCTCTTAATGCAGCTTCTGCTCAGAAGGCAATTGATATTTTGAAG GCCCATCCTGACCTTATGCAGGCATTCCAAGCTGCTTCTGCATCTGGAGGATCTGGGGTGAACAAATCCCTCAATCCAACAACAATTCGAGGCAGAGGAGTAGATGAAAGGGCTGCTCGTGCAGCGGCAGAAGTCAGGAAGAAAGCAGAAGCTAGGGGCCTTCCGATTCGGCCACATGGTGTTCCTGTCCAAGCTATGCCACCTCTTACTCAGCTTCTCAACATTTTTAACTCGGGGATGACCCCTGATGCAGTTGACAATGAAGAAGCCAATGGTGTCAAGAAGGAATCCGATGGCCAGCCTTCTAATGGGCAAGCAGATTCTACTAAAGACCAAGTACCGCCGCCACAAGTAGATCCTGCTCCTGTTGGTTTGGGCAAAGGATTGGCATCACTGGATTCcaagaaacaaaaatcaaagCCAAAAACAGCAGCTTGA